The genomic window AGTACCTTTATTTATAGCTTTTGATAATGAGAGGTCTTTTCATGTTTTAGATGAATTAAACAAAGATTATGCATCAGTAAAGGCTTTTGATCTAATTGAAGACGCTTTTGGAAAAGGGGATTTCTTTTATTCTACTTTATTAGTTGAAGCTAAAAATCCAACATGGGATGATTCAGAACGAATTTCTTATGTAGAGCTTATATCTGAAAATTTGTTAAAGATTGATGATGTTGAAGAAGTTAGAAGCCTTACTAGATTTGAAGGGGAAAAGATAGAGGAACTACAAACAACTTATCATGCTAAAGAAATAGCGAATGAATTAGACTTAATAAAAGATGGGATTCATGAAAGTAGAAATGCTGTTTATAAAATTTCGCAAGAATTAGAGACAGCTGTAGAAGATATAAAAGTCGGTGAAAAAAATCTAAAAAAAATGTTAGAAGGCACTCAAGAAATAAAAAAAGGAAGCCACGAGATAACAAAAGGAATTGCTGAAACTAATGAAGGAATAGAAGTAATAACAGATGAAATAAAACAAGTTAACAAAGAAATTGAATATTATTACCAAAAAATAGATAAAATAAATAGCATTTTAAATACTATTGCAAACATTATACGTGGAGAAGATAATGAACTTTTAAATCCGTTATTAGAAAAACTAGAAGAGTATTTGTATGAAACTGAAAAATTAGTTGAAGGATTAGAGGAGATTTCTCAAGGGCTAGAAGAATTAGAAGAAGGAACTAAAAAGATAAATCAAAACATTAAAAAATTAATTGAAGGTCAGGAAAAATTAATTCAAGAATACCAAGAACTAATAATAGGTTTAAAAAATATGAAAAATGCATTAAATGAAATAAAAACGGGGTTAGATGAAATTAATTTAGGTCTAAATATGTTACAAGATTATATATTAGAAATTTCTAACCAAAAAGAGAATGTATTAGCCGGCTTTTTTGTTCCTGAACAAATATATAAAGAGGATTTCCCTAGTGCTTGGAATGATTATGGGACTCCTAATAAAAAAGTAACTATGTTTCATATTATAAGTGATACTAATCCCTATGAAGAAAGATCTATGGAAATAGTAGATGAAATTGAACAGGTAGCTACATTTACTCTAAAAAACACACCATATGAAAACAGTCAAATTGCAGTAGATGGACTACCAAGCAATAATAGAGATTTGAAAAATTTATCAAGTGAAGATTTTTTAAAAACCTCAATTTTTATGCTTATTGGAATTTTTATTGTACTATCTGTATTATTCAAGTCCTTTATAATGCCGATTTACGCTTTAATTTCATTAGGTGTAACTTATATAGCATCTCAAGCAGTTGTTGAATTTTATTTTTATAAACATCCTTGGTTATCCAGGTATAATGTGGTCGGTACCTTTCTTTGCTTTTGTTATGTTAATGTCACTAGGGGTAGATTACTCAATATTTTTAATGTCAAGATTCAATGAAGAAATAACTAAGCAAGATAAAATAACTAATGAGAATGTTAAAAAAGCAATGTTAATTTCCATGAAAAGAGTAGGTAAACCTGTTTTTTCAGCTGCTACAATTTTATCAGCTAGTTTTGCTGCAATGATGCTATCAGGAATACTATCTTTATTACAAATAGGTGCATGGATTATAATTGGCCTAACATTATATACAATAATATTGTTACCTGTTTTTATCCCTGCAGTTGCAACTTTACTTGGAGAAAATAATTGGTGGCCATTTAATCTAATAAGCAAAAAATAATTAAACCACATAACACTAAGAAGAAACTATAATTCCAACAAAACATGCAAGAATTTTTGGTTTGGAACGCACTTTCTACATTTATGTTATATCTACAAAGAACATATTATAAAGAAAAAAGCGTCTTTATTTTTACCTGTCT from Candidatus Syntrophocurvum alkaliphilum includes these protein-coding regions:
- a CDS encoding MMPL family transporter is translated as MLQDYILEISNQKENVLAGFFVPEQIYKEDFPSAWNDYGTPNKKVTMFHIISDTNPYEERSMEIVDEIEQVATFTLKNTPYENSQIAVDGLPSNNRDLKNLSSEDFLKTSIFMLIGIFIVLSVLFKSFIMPIYALISLGVTYIASQAVVEFYFYKHPWLSRYNVVGTFLCFCYVNVTRGRLLNIFNVKIQ
- a CDS encoding MMPL family transporter; this translates as MSLGVDYSIFLMSRFNEEITKQDKITNENVKKAMLISMKRVGKPVFSAATILSASFAAMMLSGILSLLQIGAWIIIGLTLYTIILLPVFIPAVATLLGENNWWPFNLISKK